A part of Periplaneta americana isolate PAMFEO1 chromosome 17, P.americana_PAMFEO1_priV1, whole genome shotgun sequence genomic DNA contains:
- the LOC138692752 gene encoding uncharacterized protein, whose protein sequence is MLLRNRRIETEGTESERKIISRENRGMENVGDSEMEGRLELESSMGDDEIIGNSEETQQCSEKEKGEEGTMLGQLGILMKHITEQLKQSTEQMKQNFDKMKQDNSEQMKKMDERLGQSTEQAKQISEQIKQIDERLGQKTEQLMRQMDSKLSEMESRMGENSREIREQVNQLIESQIENLEGKIADNNTEIESQLGVVVDKMAENMRELEEKVRNSTIAENEKTRSAIEGTVDERLQGVDREMEAIRRVVRDQGKEERERLESLESRWNSMQDRIHGVTVDNSISEPSVSGTPSGSNSMGLGNIVGGSNISDHVVGENQDPRNQEQCNLNIVNERSSLGRPQYPTHIINEIGYPVFDEVEFSNPHCYIRELETYFHVKGVPEELKMTVVRKSLRGRPLNWVLVALDAQVSYGEFKTKFSDRYWGQRQQQKIRKEINDSRFDAKKGISMIDYFMELVKKGKSLNPPMPDSELIQTIISHYPENIRYNLIIAGPRDFGETIDLLTALDSSDMTHNGGESYDATNCAEKSIQGYSSHSKAERGAHGALSPPRGNMNVNNWAADRQPGYGYNNNNNNNNSRGQSGIVSPNRNRRDIQPVRNMYNRNNPGVDRGNGGNVNRMRNNGGGPVRRINHIRWYPDREADMHPRDSNPPHWFRNRRYRQGSWQPNFGRGWNNRRNWRRQEQERDRRNALMVAAQQGNNRMPATCSDECDRPASPGRDPTARRNEMRDECGNGSASGN, encoded by the exons ATGTTATTAAGGAATAGGAGAATTGAGACCGAAGGGACGGAGAGTGAGAGGAAAATAATAAGTAGAGAGAATAGAGGGATGGAGAACGTAGGAGACAGCGAAATGGAGGGAAGATTAGAATTGGAGAGCAGTATGGGGGACGACGAGATCATAGGAAATAGCGAAGAAACCCAGCAATGTAGCGAGAAGGAAAAGGGAGAAGAAGGGACGATGCTAGGACAGCTaggaattttaatgaaacatattacagagcaattgaaacagagtacagaacaaatgaagcagaatttcgacaaaatgaaacaggataattcagaacaaatgaaaaaaatggatgaaagattag gtcaaagtactgagcaagcgaagcaaatttcagaacaaataaagcaaatagatGAGAGGCTAGGCCAAAAGACTGAACAACTGATGAGGCAGATGGACAGCAAACTATCAGAAATGGAGAGTAGGATGGGAGAAAATTCCAGAGAGATTAGGGAACAGGTAAACCAGCTGATAGAGAGTCAAATAGAAAACTTGGAGGGAAAGATAGCAGACAATAATACGGAAATAGAAAGTCAACTAGGCGTCGTAGTAGATAAGATGGCAGAGAACATGAGGGAACTAGAGGAGAAGGTGAGGAACAGCACAATTGCTGAGAACGAAAAGACGAGATCGGCCATAGAAGGAACGGTAGATGAGAGGTTACAAGGGGTGGATCGAGAGATGGAGGCGATTAGGCGAGTAGTGAGAGACcagggaaaggaagagagagaacgcTTAGAGAGTTTAGAATCAAGATGGAATTCGATGCAAGATAGGATCCATGGAGTCACTGTCGATAATTCAATTAGCGAACCGAGCGTGAGCGGAACGCCTAGCGGGAGCAATAGTATGGGATTAGGAAATATAGTAGGAGGTAGTAACATAAGTGATCATGTGGTAGGAGAGAACCAAGACCCACGAAATcaggaacaatgtaatttaaatattgtaaacgagAGGTCATCTTTAGGTCGCCCACAGTATCCCACGCATATCATTAATGAAATCGGTTATCCCGTATTTGATGAGGTGGAATTCTCAAACCCTCACTGTTATATCCGcgaattggaaacgtattttcACGTGAAAGGGGTACCAGAGGAACTAAAAATGACCGTCGTGAGAAAAAGTCTGAGAGGACGGCCACTTAATTGGGTTCTCGTAGCTTTAGACGCACAAGTTAGTTATGGagaattcaaaacaaagttctctGACCGGTATTGGGGGCAGAGGCAACAGCAGAAAATCAGAAAAGAAATCAATGATAGTAGGTTTGATGCTAAGAAAGGCATATCGATGATTGATTACTTTATGGAGCTTGTCAAAAAGGGAAAGAGTCTAAATCCACCAATGCCAGATTCTGAGTTGATACAAACTATCATATCCCATTACCCGGAAAATATTAGGTATAATTTAATTATCGCGGGACCACGAGATTTTGGGGAGACAATTGACCTCCTGACCGCGCTAGACAGTTCTGATATGACACACAATGGAGGCGAAAGTTATGACGCAACTAATTGTGCAGAGAAGAGTATACAGGGTTATTCCAGCCACTCGAAGGCGGAGAGAGGGGCACATGGCGCCCTCTCACCACCTCGAGGGAACATGAATGTAAATAATTGGGCAGCTGACAGACAACCAGGCTATgggtataacaataataataataataataatagtcggggTCAAAGTGGTATTGTCAGCCCAAACCGAAATAGGAGGGATATtcaacctgtcagaaatatgtaCAACCGCAATAATCCTGGTGTTGACCGCGGTAACGGAGGTAATGTAAATAGGATGAGAAATAATGGGGGCGGACCAGTCCGCAGAATCAATCACATAAGATGGTATCCGGATAGAGAGGCAGATATGCACCCTAGGGACAGCAACCCACCCCACTGGTTTAGAAATAGGAGATATAGGCAAGGAtcctggcagcctaattttggtAGGGGCTGGAATAACAGGAGAAACTGGAGGAGGCAGGAACAGGAAAGAGACCGCAGAAATGCATTGATGGTGGCGGCGCAGCAGGGAAACAATAGAATGCCAGCCACGTGTAGCGACGAGTGTGACAGGCCGGCAAGCCCGGGTAGAGATCCTACAGCGAGGAGGAACGAAATGAGAGATGAGTGTGGAAATGGGTCCGCTTCGGGAAACTAG